The Eleginops maclovinus isolate JMC-PN-2008 ecotype Puerto Natales chromosome 6, JC_Emac_rtc_rv5, whole genome shotgun sequence DNA segment TCTCCCTTATGTTTTGATCTACATTTAACCGCCACACGACAGAAGAAACGGAAAGAGGAGACAGGCTGCTGTGCCGGGCTGCCATCAGGGAGAGACTTGTAATAGTTTCTGAAAGCGTACAGTAACCTACATCTGGGAAGTCTCTGCACACAAGAGAGCTGGTCTTTGAATGGGAAGCCTGTTGGATCAGTCTACTCAATCAACCGCCCGGGGTTTAATACTGCTTGACGATGTAGTGAGGTAAAAATCAAATGCCCTGGACAGCCACTCAGTCAAGATGGAGATAAGCCAAGAGAAAGTATGAGTGTTATGAACTCAAGCCTTTCCAGATGCTTTGATATGATCTGTTCTGGGTTTCTCTTCAGTGACAAATTCGTTTTAAATTCTTCACTAGTGATGACTATTCAAGCTGGCACTGGGATGGGCCCACTGGTTTTTTTATGAATCCCACCTCCAGATCTTAAATAAAAGGCCCTGAGACCACATGATGAGGTAAATGTAAAAGACATAGCACTAACAAACTCTCCAGGGCAACACAAATGACCATTAGCTTGGATTATGCAATCATAAAATAGCAGTGTGTGCCTGCTGCCTACAGGCCAAACACAGCCTTGGATAGTAAATATTATTCACAGGTACACTGGGTTAAGCCATGGGAAGCTTCCCTGTGTTATTAAAGGCGGTATGTAATGATAAAAACAGCTACACACACGACAAGAGAGGTGTTTCTATTGGCACCAGAACTTGGGTTAATAGTTGTATTAGCTGCTAGCTGAGTGTAATGTCCACACCTAAAAAGGCCACGAGTTAAGTTTACAAAACAGTTATAACCAAGCCGGGTATAACAATATGATGGAGCATTTAGACACAAATAACCCCACTGTACAGCAGCAGGGTGTATCCGGAGGATGAAGCGGCTAGTGTTAGCTCCAAGGGTTCAGCGTGTAGTCGTGCTCCGAGTGACGGCAGAGACGTGCTCCTCTGACGGACACTCAACCGTATGCAGCTCGGTGGGCTTGGTGGCTAACGGTTTAACGGCTATTGTGTGGCTAACGGTTTTAAcggttatttaaaaaagcattccTCTTCAGGTTAACTCAGCCCATTCATCACAGTCATTAAAAGTATATTTCGCTTTTTGCTGCATTGCTagtgtttttattagtgactGTTAAGCTACAGCTCGTAAAGCAGCGTGTTGTGTAATTGAACGTAAAATAGTGCATCACCTTTCTCGGTGTCACTTACCGTTTAGCTAGCCAAACAGACCATAAAACCCCACATCCATAACGACTTCTTCGGCTTAGTTATTATAACACTTGCCGTTGCAATGGCGGGTTGTAACGTCAGAGCAACAACAGACAGTGTATGAAATgtcatgaaaacatttactcacCGGAGGAATCCTCATCTCTACGTACAGTCCTCCCGCGGAGCCCCTCCGTCAGTATCCGTCATACCTAATCGCCTTTGAGGGCTATTTTTGAGTCTCCTCAGGTAGACCCTCCGCTGCTACCTAACTCACACAGCGCAAGTCGCAAAGTACAGCCTGTAGTCTGCCGTAGTTGTGCGACAGCACTCAAGATCCCTCCCCCAAGGGTTAATATTGGGAAAAATAAGAAGCACCATCAAGACAGCCAGAATGGAGACCAACTACTTCCGGttgtatatttcaaaataaaaccccacCAGCTACACTGTTTCTCAGTTTTATATTATAACTTATAAGAACaccatttgtttaaaatatccAACAGTTAATTACTGAATTTATCCAGCATTAAACAATGTGtcatacacaaaatacaattctAGAAGAAATTGTCAATGTAAATTAGATTTAAACTCAGATTGAAATTAATATCTGTAGGCAGTATTGCATGTAATAACTTTGCTATAACATATTTAACTAAACTACTCAATTATACAAGCTATTTTATAGTAAATCTGATTAAATGATGCCCTAATGTAGGTATTTCTATTCTAGGttaacttttgttatttaatttataatcTCACTAAAATAacctgtatttttatttatcttcttaGTCCAAGTGAAATATATCTTCCCGTACGACTTGTGTCATAATCAATATAAACTTACAGTAGGGTAAGTGTTCAGACCctatgataaaataaaagtagtattacaacacaaaacatatgTTACGCCCCATGCTCCTTCGACAGTGCAACATACAGTAGACTAGATACTTTAAACATAATAAGAATAGACATAAATAGTTTAAGAGACACAATGGTGCAAGTAaaatgcaggaatgagtcaacGTAAGCTTTTAATTTTAAAGGCTACAACACAGTTTCCGGTTCTGACCAAGCTGCCACTGTGTTTCTTGACGCATCTGTAAAGCTGTTGAGCTCCATCCAGCTCCTGCTCTGAGGTCCAGCCGCAGCAGCAGGACATTTTGGCTCAACCCAGGCTGAGGGTGGAGGGGTGAGCCCAGGGGCGGGTCCGCGGGTCCGCAGccgactcccccccccccagcctcacGGTGCAGGACACACAAGAGTCAAAATGGCCCGTTCATCCCCGGTAACCTTGTGAGGCTCTCCAGCTGGGCAGACTGACAGCAGGGCATCATTGATCCGCACGATGCAGCAAAGCAGCGTCACAGGGATCAATGGAACGGGATGCGACAGTCTCCTTATGTGCACACCCAACCACTTCCAAGTTTTAACAACAATGTACTATAGTGGGGAAAAGTGAGGCCAGTAGTTCTTCATATTTGATGCATAACTAATACACAAGTGCAAACCCCTTCACGTTACCTGAACAGACACAATAAAATAACTTCTGATCAGTAATGGTGCATTAACTTGTGCATTTTACTCATTTCGACTTGTACTACACTACATCTCTAAGGAAAATATTAGGCTTTTTACCcagatacatttattttatagaatCAGTTTCATATTACcatattattcatttaagaAAATTAAGGAAATGGATCCTTTGTTGCAAGATTGAAGTgagtaaaacataataataatccataatAATAATCCAGTAATCTTaatgagctttttatttatttggaagTTGGGACACTGCTGAATGAGTTTTTAGTTTGGTACTTTGAATAGATTATGACGctaatacttttaaaaagttggcctagaaagattttaaaaacaGGTGTTAACTTGTAATTGAGAATTATGCTTAAATGCATTTCACAGTCCTACTTGCAAAATTGAAGTGTAGTTTAAACAAAAAGTTCAGTTTTAAAATTGTATcttaagtattttatttcaccaTCCAGAATATTGTGTTACATAACGGCTCAGATATCTATGAATTCAAGAAAGTGTAAAGGAAGAGGCCCACTGTGGGGCTTATAATAACTGTTATTCTATTTATAAAACTAGCATCAGTTTCACTCTTAAAATAAAAGGCCTCGACTACTACTTCGAAAGTGTTAATCAAATACTGCAGTCTCGTTGTTTCCCCATGAGTTGCCATTAAAGGTAAAAAGCTTTCTTGTAACGGCCAAAACGAATCTAAGAAGTCAAGTAACCAGATGTCTCAATAgcccaaaaatgttttattaaagtcaTAATCACCGCTATAATGCAAAGTGAATGAAGAGTTCTCTTTAATTGCAATTTAATAAACAATCTCTTAAATACCAACCATGTTTAACAATGTAGAAAGTTTATTTCTAAAGAAGTTGGAGTCCTTTTGGTGCCGAGAGTCGTGCCAATCCTTGTTTCTTGCCGTGTCCACAACATCACAGCCTACTGAAATGAAAACCTACTGTATCTGCACGTTGTTGCAGTGGCAGGCTAGACCGCAGTGCTAAACGTCTCCGGAGATGCTGATGCATCGCACCTTTAACAACCGTTTCCAGCACAAGAGGAAATGCCCTTTGTGAGTCCGAACGAGGTAAAACATAAAACGGTTgacggagaaaaaaaaaaggattctTCAGTTTGCTTCGTTCTTTGAGGCCTCGTCAAAGTTCTCCACAAGATCTGGAAGATAAGAAACAACAAAGAACATCAGGATTTTGTGACAGCCATAGAGAGTAATTCAAGCCTTATTGTCACGAGCTTGCAACTGAAGCATTGATAATAAAAAACGCAAACAAAACTATAGTTCTTATTTTCTTGGCTGATAAAAAAGGCAACAGCCCTAAAATACACACTGCACCATTTTGGAAACAACTTGTGTAAATCCACAAAGATTaagttaaaaaaggaacagTGATCTTTAACAATCTTAATGAGCATGGGGAACAGCAGGTATATCTAAGTTTATACCTGGTACAtcgtcatcctcttcttctgcgATCTCCTCCTTAACTGCTTTTATGTCCATTGCTGCCAAATACATGAGAGAAAACCAACAGTTAATCCAAAGTGGAGCTCCATGCTGAGGTGGTGCTTAACGTGGATGGAAATACTTGGTAAGATAAAATGACAACATCTACAATTCCATGACAACTGGAGAAAACACATCACATAATGAGTTGTGTTGCCATGTGGAAAAGCCACTCCTGTATCCGTTTGCGTCACTGGATTTAGTTTCAATTACATGCAAAGGCTTGAAACTGAATCCCCTACACGCAAACACATATTCTCAGGTGATGGTTATGTTGTCTTTCATCAAACATCACCGTCTAAATGCTCTTACTTTTTAGTATATTGCACTTTCAATTGTTGTTGTActcgtgtgtgcgtgtgtgtgtgtgtgtgtgtgtgtgtgtgtgtgcactcacatTGCCGTGGGAACTGCTCGGCCAGTTTGCGCAGGCTGCTAAGGCTGTCGGCGCCCAGCTGGCTCAGGATGCCCGGCAGCATCTCCGTCAGCTGCTTGGTCTCGGCGTGGCCCGTGATGGCGAAGGTGTTGGCGGACAGAGACGCCTGCACTTTGGGGTTGTTGAAGTGGATCACCGTCCCATCGTCTTTAATCATATTCACCTGGGGAAACAAACGCCACAGAGTCAGATTTAGAGCCAATAGGACCTTACAACAGATTCTGCAGCATGAAGATAAGCAGTACTTTATGTAGATTTTCAGGTTGAGCCGTAGACCGTTTCCTGAACAAAAAATGAACCTTTAACTGGTTTAATAATTCACAGTCatatataaaaaaggcaaaCTGAGCCACAAGATAAATGaaggagacaaaaaaataaataaacaagatgacGTGATCGGAGAGAGCTTTCCAGTGCTTTTATCTTTCCTTATCGG contains these protein-coding regions:
- the LOC134866464 gene encoding transcription factor BTF3 homolog 4-like is translated as MNQEKLAKLQAQVRIGGKGTARRKKKVVHKTATADDKKLQGSLKKLAVNNIAGIEEVNMIKDDGTVIHFNNPKVQASLSANTFAITGHAETKQLTEMLPGILSQLGADSLSSLRKLAEQFPRQSMDIKAVKEEIAEEEDDDVPDLVENFDEASKNEAN